A region from the Rufibacter sp. DG15C genome encodes:
- a CDS encoding TIGR01777 family oxidoreductase, with protein sequence MSGKKILIAGGTGLLGTRLSEMLIDSGYEVAHLSRNPDKYAHYKTFKWDLKKGCLDENALKYADYVINLAGASVSEEKWSGSRKKEILHSRTQSTHVLCDYLGKVQHHVKGFISSSAVGIYGNSGDKLMLEESAYGSDFLAEVCKQWEHSAWQVHSLGIRTVIFRIGIVLSNKGGALPQIAKPIRMLAGAPLGSGKQYMSWIHIDDMCRLFIKAIEDTSMQGVYNAVSPHPSTNEEVTKALASVMHKPLVFPNVPAFGLKLMLGEMSEIVLGGSRVSANKVLQTGFTFEYGQLQEALESLYDKNS encoded by the coding sequence ATGTCAGGAAAGAAAATACTGATTGCCGGAGGCACTGGTTTGTTAGGGACACGTTTGTCAGAGATGCTGATTGACAGTGGGTATGAAGTAGCCCACCTCAGCCGCAACCCAGACAAATACGCGCACTACAAGACCTTTAAGTGGGATCTTAAAAAAGGCTGTTTGGATGAGAACGCCTTGAAGTATGCAGACTACGTCATCAACTTGGCAGGCGCCAGCGTCTCTGAGGAGAAATGGTCTGGGTCCCGCAAAAAAGAAATCCTGCACAGCCGTACGCAAAGCACGCATGTGCTCTGTGACTACTTAGGAAAGGTGCAGCACCACGTGAAGGGGTTCATCTCCTCATCGGCGGTGGGCATTTACGGCAACTCTGGAGACAAGCTGATGCTGGAAGAAAGCGCTTACGGCTCTGACTTTTTAGCCGAAGTCTGCAAGCAATGGGAGCATTCTGCTTGGCAGGTGCACAGCTTGGGGATCAGGACGGTTATCTTCAGGATTGGGATTGTGTTGAGCAACAAAGGCGGGGCGCTGCCCCAGATTGCCAAACCCATACGCATGCTAGCCGGTGCACCGCTTGGTTCTGGCAAGCAGTACATGTCCTGGATTCACATTGATGACATGTGCCGTTTGTTTATCAAAGCCATTGAAGACACTAGCATGCAAGGAGTGTACAATGCCGTATCTCCTCATCCTAGTACCAATGAAGAAGTCACCAAAGCTTTGGCCTCAGTGATGCACAAGCCTTTGGTTTTCCCTAACGTACCAGCCTTCGGGTTAAAGTTGATGTTGGGCGAAATGAGTGAAATTGTGTTAGGTGGCTCCAGAGTGAGTGCCAACAAAGTGCTACAGACTGGCTTCACGTTTGAGTACGGCCAGCTTCAAGAGGCTCTGGAGTCT
- the folE gene encoding GTP cyclohydrolase I FolE, which translates to MDRREDNDQDPEEDHMTGSLDTPLRPDAFALTDEQKIEGIEYHFKEIMQLLGLDLEDDSLKGTPRRVAKMYVKEIFDGLKPENRPAARLFENRYGYRQMLVERDITLYSSCEHHFVPIIGKAHVAYIPNEHVIGLSKLNRIVQYFGRRPQVQERLTRQIAQELRDVLKTENVAVLIEADHLCVMSRGVNDVSSSTITSEYSGLFEQEAYRLEFMQAIRHNKS; encoded by the coding sequence ATGGATAGACGGGAGGACAATGATCAGGATCCTGAAGAAGACCATATGACTGGTTCTTTGGATACGCCGCTCCGCCCAGATGCCTTTGCCCTGACGGATGAGCAGAAGATTGAGGGCATAGAATACCACTTTAAAGAGATCATGCAGCTTCTGGGCCTGGACCTGGAAGACGATAGCCTGAAAGGCACACCACGCCGCGTGGCCAAGATGTACGTGAAAGAGATCTTTGACGGCCTAAAGCCAGAGAACAGGCCGGCCGCCCGTCTGTTTGAGAACCGCTACGGTTACCGCCAGATGCTGGTAGAGCGTGACATTACCTTGTACTCCAGCTGTGAACACCACTTTGTGCCCATCATCGGCAAAGCCCATGTGGCCTATATCCCTAATGAGCATGTGATTGGCTTGTCTAAATTGAACCGCATTGTGCAGTACTTCGGGCGAAGACCGCAGGTGCAGGAGCGTTTGACGCGCCAGATTGCGCAGGAATTACGAGATGTGTTGAAGACTGAGAACGTGGCCGTTTTAATAGAAGCAGACCACCTCTGCGTAATGAGCCGCGGCGTAAACGATGTGAGCAGCAGCACCATTACCTCTGAGTATTCGGGGCTATTTGAACAGGAAGCGTACCGCTTGGAATTCATGCAGGCCATACGCCATAACAAAAGCTGA
- a CDS encoding 6-carboxytetrahydropterin synthase: MNVTVCRKENFNAAHRLHNPAWTDEQNTRVFGLCNNPNYHGHNYELVVRLTGPVDPDTGYVYDMKKLSLLIKAEILDKFDHRNLNLDTDEFKHLNPTAENIAMVIWQRLRPHLSENLALSVTLFETERNFVEYHG; the protein is encoded by the coding sequence ATGAACGTAACCGTCTGTAGAAAAGAGAACTTCAACGCCGCCCACCGCCTGCATAATCCTGCCTGGACAGATGAGCAGAATACCCGGGTGTTCGGGCTCTGCAACAACCCTAATTACCATGGGCACAATTATGAGCTGGTGGTGCGACTGACGGGCCCCGTAGACCCAGACACAGGCTATGTCTATGACATGAAAAAACTGAGTCTGCTGATTAAAGCAGAAATTTTAGATAAATTTGACCACCGAAACTTAAACCTGGACACAGACGAGTTCAAACATCTGAACCCCACCGCCGAAAACATTGCCATGGTCATCTGGCAACGCCTGCGCCCCCACCTCTCAGAAAACCTGGCTTTGTCCGTCACACTATTTGAAACCGAAAGAAACTTTGTTGAATACCATGGATAG